The proteins below are encoded in one region of Levilactobacillus namurensis:
- the atpE gene encoding F0F1 ATP synthase subunit C — protein MGAIAAGIAMAGAAIGGGVGDGIVISKMLEGMSRQPELSGQLRTNMFIGVGLVEAMPIIAFVVALMVMNK, from the coding sequence ATGGGAGCAATTGCAGCTGGTATTGCTATGGCCGGAGCCGCTATCGGTGGTGGTGTCGGTGATGGTATCGTTATTTCTAAAATGCTTGAAGGGATGTCTCGTCAACCTGAACTGTCAGGTCAATTACGGACGAACATGTTCATCGGTGTTGGGTTAGTTGAAGCCATGCCTATCATCGCCTTCGTTGTGGCCTTGATGGTTATGAA